The DNA region agcccagcttcaCTACCTGCTCACCAGGATGATGAGGCCATTCCTTACCTGTCGTGATCCTTGTCCACAAGATGGTACCTGGCCCGAAATGCCACCAGCCGGGCGTAGTAGGCGGGCGCGGGGATGGAGACGGAGCGGGTGCAGCGCACGTAGGTGTGGCACAGCTGGTACGTCAGCAGCTGCAGCTCGTCTGCTGTGAAACAATTGTCATCCCACAACACCTGGTAGTGGGAGGGCCGGCTGGTTCCCTGCAGAGAACAGGTGAGCAGTCAGCTGGAGAGCAACAGCAAGGACAGAGGTGGTACCTGCAGGCTGCACCTTCCAGCAGGCACTGAGGAGTCAGTGCCAAGCAGGCACCGACACACTCTGAGTCTGCCAAGCAACAAACAGAAGTGATTTTTCCCATGGGGACAACTACAAGGATTGAGTCACACAGCCTGAGTGCAGCAGAGCTGACATTACCTGAATTCCTGCATGGCTACAGAGGTAAAAGTCAAATTCAGAAGGATGTGTGATGGTGCTGTCCACAGTAGTGCCTGCTGGTACGTTGCCACTTTTACCCACCTAGTGAAAAAGGTGTATTATTAGTCCATGGGCTTTTTTGGAAGTGAccccaaaatgctttcaaagataGGCTCTATTGAAAGCTGCTGGAGAATTTACTGCTCAGAAAGGTGAAAATATATTAAGGTCGTTTACACAGGAGGAATGAAAATGTTCTCTGTGAATTCATTTTTAGAAACTTCGCCAAATTCAGCTGGTGTGTCAtcagaggaaaataaaacccTTGCCAGCACCATTAAAACTGCAGAGTGGGATAAAGCCTACACAAGTAATTCAGGATCTGAAAATGCAGGTTCCTGAGATAAATTTATTTCATACCCTTGTTTGCTCTCACACCCTGGAGATCTGGGTTTTTAAGCCAACCTCAGATCAAGTTCTTCCCTAAAGAAGGTTCCTCAGCTGGCCTGTGGATTTGTACCACAGGCACATCTTAGATGCACCTGGAGACAGAACAGGGAACAGAGTGAACAGCCAGGTCAGCTCATCATCAGGAATCCTGGACTATAAAAACCAGGATACATCTCCAGGTACACAAATACTGGGATACTGAGCACACCTATTCCAAAAGAGGGAACAAGCTGTTCCATCTGATGCAGAGCAATGAAAAAAGGAGGAACTGGTTATTTTGGTAGAGAAAGCCTGCTACCACTCAGTActactgctgctttacagctttAGTGGGCAAGATAGATCCCACCCCACTGAATCAAACAATCccccttccctgtgccaccacctACCCCTCATGGAGTCAGTACTTGCCCTTTCAGTTTTGTCAGCACAGAACAGCCTGGTGTGATGCCTCTTCTGCACAACAATGTAGGTTATTCCAGGTCTATAATCTTCCTCCAAACTAATGCAGGCCTTCCTGATGGCGATCAGCTCTGGCCAAGCTACCTACAAGCAGAAGATTTAACTACTGTGTGATGAATTCAGTAGgtatttgaggattttttttaaccTGTGTACAAATACTGCATGATAAGGACATGATCAGACTGGTAAATTGTGCTTGCCCAGGACAATTCACGTAATTTTTAATAATTaggtgaattaaaaaaaaaaatttaacctAATTTTTCCAGTAACAAATATAATCTACATAAATACAAATGCTGCATGGTAAGGGACAGGATCAGACTGGTAAATTGTGCTTGCCCAGGACAATTCActtaatttttaataattataagtggggtttttttttaattttaacataATTTTTCCAATAACAAATATAATCTACATAAATACAAATGCCACATTCTACATAAATACAAATGCTGCATGGTAAGGGACATGAGCAGACTGGTAAATTGTGCTTGCCCAGGACAATTCACTAAATTTTTAATAATTAAGTGAactgtttttaatttttaacatAATGTTTCCAATAACAAATATAACCTACATAAATACAAATGCTGCATGGTAAGAGACACGAGCAGACTGGTAAATTGTGCTTGCCCAGGACAAGTCACTTAATTTCTAATAATtataagtgttttttttttttaatttttaacataATGTTTCCAATAACAAATATAATCTACATAAATACAAATGCCACATTCTACATAAATACAAGTGCTGCATGGTAAGGGACACGAGCAGACTGGTAAATTGTGCTTGCCCAGGACAATTCActtaatttttaataattaagtggtttttttcttaatttttccaaTAACAAATATAACCTACATAAATACAAATGCTGCATGGTAAGGGACACGAGCAGACTGGTAAATTGTGCTTGCCCAGGACAATTCActtaatttttaataattaagTGAACTGTTTTTAACTTTTAACATAATGTTTCCAATAACAAATATAATCCACATaagtaaatatattttttcaacAGCCAATCCCTTATAATCCACATAACTACACATCAATCCCTTTTTATAAGCAAGAAAAACTTATCAGGCAatacctgtttcatctgtccttCCGACACTCCCCCTCTGTAGTAAATGATCCTGGTGGGCTTGAAGCGAGTGGATTTGTAGAACTGGATGAGCAGCTCCCGGACCATGTTGGTGAGGTCCTGGATCACCTCCTGGCTgtagagcagctcctgggaggtcTCCTGGCGCGAGGTCTGCACGCGCACCGTGGCGCAGTAGCGGCTGGGGTGCCCGTCCATGCTGCCCACCACGGCCGCGATCGACGGCTTCTTGCCGTCCCCGGCCGGGGGGTGAGTCACGTCTGCTCCCAGAAAGATCACTGGCTGCTGGAACACCGAGGGCCTGTTTGGTAAGAGTGGGTTTATTTTTAGTTAGAATCAATGAATTCCAGAAGGGTTTGGATTGGAAAAGGCCTTAAAGCACAGCCAGTTCCACCCACTCCACCCTAACCttggtggctccaagccctgtccaacctggctttgaatacctccagggatggggcagccacagcttctctgggcaacctgtgccagggcctcaccaccctcacagggaacaattccttcctaatCTCTAATCTAGAtgtactctctttcagtttgaagccattactACAGTCCCTCTCTGGCCTCCTTGTTGGTCCCTTCGGATACTTGTTGTTGTGAAGGTTGTTttcacacaaccttctcttctccatcctCCAACTTCCTCACCCTGACTTGAAAGGAGAGGTGGCCTCTTATCAACTCACAACAATAAATAACAACAGTAAAAAGAAAGAGGGCCAGGAACAAAAAAACATTAAAGCTGAGGAAGGTGCATCCAAAGCACTGAACAGAAGTAAAACCTGTGAGAGTCTTTAAGGGCAAAATTCTCTAGCTTCGGCACTtacagtccagaaagaacagaaaGTGACAAGGACAGGATCAAAGGCAGACCAAGTTACAAGCATTGATTCCAAGTCACTCCTCCTCACTCCTTCTCTTTCAATCTGGACGTAAACACAGGATGCTATTGGAGGCGGCAAGAGGAAAAGGAACACTGAGTGAGTCCAAAGGCAGGAAAGAGACAGGAAAAAACCTTGGTGAGTTTGGTGGCTCTGAGTGCTGGATGGCTCTGACTCCCCTTTGGCTCAGGGCTTACTGGGAACACTCCAAATGCACACATATCCTCCACTGTCCACTCGAGACTGTGGGAATTTCTAAACTatgttttattttgaaaagtATCATTTTAGCAAACACAAAAAAACAACACCACTTTCCTTGACAATGCAGACATTACAAAGAGCTTTTGATTGAATCTCACCTTTGATGAGGTACCAGCACATTGTTGATTCCTCCAAGCTTGGCATTGATCTTCAGACAGAGGTTGGACAGTGTTTGTGGAGAGGTTTTGACCACATTCTTTACCTGAACACACTGTGTGGCCATGCCTAGAAGAGTATCTCCAACCCGCTTGACTTCAGCTGTGACAGAAAACAAGGCAGTGGTTCCTGCTTGCTCTTATTTTTTTCAAACGTTACTCTAATTCAGATCCTTGAAACTTCACTGACAAATGTTCAGTTTGCTCTTTGGTAATACACAACTTCTCCAACCAGGCCTGACAAACCAACTCCAATCTTTTTAAAGAGAACCCAtctcctcctctgcctcctccctgccaccCACTTGCAGTACAACTCCTGATCACTCTAGAACCCCTTCTCCATACCATACACAGGTGTCTTCCCAGGCAGAATCACCACAATGAGCTGCAGGCCCACATAAGTCAGCTTTAAGTGTTTGAACATGGGCTCCACGCTGTCTGCACCCTGGGCGTACTTGCAGAAGCAGGGCTGGCCCTGGATGGGCATCCCGGCGTCCTTGGAGATCTTGCGCAGCTGGTCTGTGAAACTCCTGAAATAGAAGTGGATTTGTTCTGGCCTTCTCACCATGGCTCACTCATCAGTTTTATCAGCCAGATCTACACTGGTTCTGCTGTTTCACAGCACTACAGTAACTGTTTTTTAGCAATTCTATTCCCAGCAGGAGCTCACTAATATGATTCTAATCCTCTCTGAGGAAGGTCATCAGCCACTGTAGTTTTACAAGCCTTACAGAAACAGACATTTGAGATAAACATCCTCAGGCAGACTCCCAAATTAATACTGATGCTCTGGTAAATTTTCACTTATCCACCTAATTTATCTGAGCATTATTGCAACCATGACTTTTACCAATCAGTGGTTCACAGAACCTCTTTCTTTAGGATTCTGTAGAGTAATTTGAAGGGCAGGGGAAAACAAATTTTTACTACACATCACCTTTCAGAAACATGAGAAAAATACACCTTGAAATAGAATCCTAAATAAATAGGAAAATACTTACTTCAGCAAGTCTTCCCTGCATTGTTTTTGAGGAGCAAAACAGGCAACAGCCCAGACTTTAATCTCAATGCCAGCATAGAACTGTTTCCCTCTCATGTCCCACACGCCCTGGTTTGGTGTGGCCACAGTCTTGTTCTAGGGAAAAACCAAAGGCAAATTACAAATCAAGTGCTGCTCCATTTTGACTGTAGCTCATCAGACAAAACACCTCATGAATTTCAATAACCTCAGGATAAGGAGTTTTACAAGACATGGAAACTCACCCTGCCTCCATACTGCAGCATTGGGGCTGGCAGAACTCTGCCTGTCAGCTCTGTCATTTCGTTATGGACAACAATTCCAAACTCCTTCAGATAGGGATCAGGCCCACCAACCATACTGTTACTCTTCACCTGGGGACAAGACAAGTACTGATGTCACCACACTAAAGCTTCAGGTGACTCCTTGTCATCAAcagcctttctgtctagaaggaTTTGTTTTAACCAAAACAGATTTTTTAACTTCTCTCTTTGTCATGCTGCTCAATGTCACCTGCTCCAATGCTCTGGAAAAGCCACGAGAAGTGACAAACACAGAGTGTGCAGCTGGAAAAACACTCACCAGTCTGCTGATCTCCTCCTGCCTGTCTGGGGCAGACCTGGCTGTTGCTTTTATCATGGTCGAGGTCTGATTGTCTGTGAGCTTCTTGATGCACCTCTGGCCTGCCACGATGTTACACACctgcacagggaggggacaggtgcTGTGACACTGTTTAACAGAGGACAGCCCACAGTGCAGGACTCAGATCCTTACCTCCAGTGGCAGGTATGTGTGTTTCTGCTCCTGTCCCACTTGGAGACAGGGCAGGTGAGGGTATTTCAGCTGCAGACTGTACTTCTGCTTAAAATACTGAGCTACTGTGCACTCCATGGCCTGCCCAttctccagctgcagagggaacCTAGAAATGACATTTGTTCTGGTTAAACTttatcagatttttttaaaggtATGAAAAACCTATTCCAGACTACCTTTAGCAAATCTCTATTTTCCTTACTTACTGGATCTCTTCTTTATGAAAAGATTTTAGAATATATACTGAATTTCTTGTATCTTAGCTATTTTAAAAAGAGGAGCTTTTGATAACTGTATTTAAAAGCCAGGATATAGCTCAGTTTTCCTGGGTTGAAAGAAATAGTAGtcaaaaaaaagtaaagaaaaaagtaGTCAAAACCCACACTATTCCTCAACTCCACTAAGACTAAACATTCctgtaaagccacacagctgCTTCACCCCCAGAATCAACTATTCCTGCATAAAAAATACATCAAATATAATCCAGATATATTGAATAGGTTGAAGATTTTAAGAACTGTCAGGCAGTGCTTGAAACATACGTCTGGTGGCTGGCTGGTCGCCGGGTAACGTTGCAAACTCGGTATTTCCTCTTCATCTGGCCACAGTGGGTCACCTCTACTTTTAGACCTGAAAACccaacagaaaataaattcaggGACAGGAATCACCTTTGAAGAGGatgaaggcaaaaaggaacagccAGTTCTCCATGTGCAGTGCAAATTTTCATTACAACATATTATGAGCAGGTTTCAGTATTTTCTTGCAGCAGCTTTAGGACAAGCTTTTACCTCTGATTTCTTTGGTAAACTTGACACGCTGGGAGTCTGTCAGAGGTTTGCTTTGTTCACTGATGTTCTGGATGTCCAAGACCTCACACATGAACTCAATGATAGGCTGGGCACGGTAGAAAGCAGTCGCTGACACTAAAATAAAAAGACAGGACAATGAACTGGGAAGCACAAAGAACTCTGTTCCATGAGTGAGACAGAATCTCCTACACACCATCGATGTTGAGCATCATGTTCCACATGGCAGGACGGACAGACTGGTGGAAGCCAAACCAGACCTCCCTGCCCCCTCCCAGGGGGTGGTAATAACCTTCAGGAGGGGAGAAAAAGGAGCGACCCACAGGGGTGTACctggaaaaaataagaaaattaatactCTGATCATTTATTCCTGATATACTTTTTAAATTCACACCTATAGTGTTTAAAACATGTTATTATTACAGCATGTTTTAACTGTCAGAGCTGACTTATGGCAAGAACACAAAGACTTTTCTGAAAGGGCAGCTGGAAAGGCTACAGCAAATTCCTGTTAGAAACATGACCAGCAGACACAAGTCTAGTTCAGATCACATTTCCCTATTCTAGTGCAAATTTGTAAGGCAGGTGTTGAATTACATGGCTGTATCCCTCATCCCTTCTACCACAGGAGTGCAatgggcagcagagcagcagcaaggaATGACAAACACAAAGGTTAGGATGGATAGAAGACATACCCAGTCAGGAAGGCCCCACAAGTACCCACCTCATGGAGGGAAGGTGCCGTGTGATTACATCCAGTGCCTGTACAGAATCTTCAGGCACTTCATTCAAGTGCCCTGCCAGAGCTTCCAGCAGCATCTGAAGGCTGACGACTGACACCCACTGAATGGAAACCTTAAATGTCTGGTCCTTCCCCTCTCCTGGAAGTGTAACCTCCATATCCACCTGCCACAGGCACAAGAAAATTAAGCACAAGCTTTTGTTATGGATTGCAGACAGACACAACCCTCAGAAACGGTACAGTTTTCTCCTAGGCATCCTTTGATTCTGTATTTTTGATTATTAGTTTGTGTAATGACCTTAAAATATTACAACTGTCTCCCTCAGGACTTTGAAAGTTTGTCATTTATTCATCTGAGAAAGTGCACTGAAGTATCTTTAAATGTAAATTTTCAGCAGTGATTAGTATGGTGACATCAAAGCTCTGGAGAACAGTGAGTCATTTTTTTAAGTCAGCCAATTAATAGCAAGATGTTTTGTGAACCAAATGGGAAGGCAAGAAAACCTTTTGGTCATAAAGGAGACTCATTGAGAGACACAAATCTCAGAGTTCTGGCAGAGCACTTGGGATGATTGTCACACCCCACAGCCCAGAGGGTAACTGTGAACTCATCCTGGACATCCTCCAAGGCACAACAATGACCAGATCCCTTGGGAGATCAGTAGATGGGGGAAAGTTTTGTTTAGAGCTGGGGTGCACATGCAAGGCAGGAACAGCTGATATCTGGGTGTTCCAGGAAAACAAGGACATATCTCCACAgcacaaccaaacccaaccagagTCATCATCAGCTACAATGACTTTATCATTCAGCAACAGAACAAGGGTCAGAACAGGGAAAAGGGAAGTTCCCACTAGgctgaaagaaaaataatctcCTTGCAGCTCTAAGAGCAAAATGCAGTTCTCATGTCTCGTGATATTCTGTAGCTGAAGAAGCAGGAATTGGAAACCCAAAGACACAAACTGCAGTAAAACACCAGTGAGCTCCTTGAGTCCCTGACTGGTCCTGTCTGTCATTTCCAAGACTACACCAACAGGTGTGACAGTATTTTGGGTTTATCTCAATAAAAGAACACTTTTCAAATGACACTGTAACAGTTTTCCTGTGGAAAAGTTAAAGCAACACTTACTCTGTCCCTGCCAATGGGTAAGGGGTGTGCTGTGTACATGTTCCTCTTCCCATCATAGCCAGGCTGCCGATCCCCAAATATCTGCATCTTGAAGTGCCTCACCATCGTGTCCACCACCTCCCTAGGCAGTGATTCATTAAGAGGAAGAACAGAAAATTCAGTAATAATCTTGcacaatttactttttttttttcattttttcttaaaGGAGAAAGATATGAGAAACAGTAATGCACAAAACACCCCTAGGTCACACCAGAAGCTGTGAATGTCACCTCCAGATTAAGACATCCAAGTATGGCACACACAGTGTCTGTACAGGTATCTGTGctgtcagcagagctgcagccaaaACAAGCAGAGGAAGATGTTCTCCAAAACATCCTGGAGATGTTCTTACACAGGAGCCTTGGGGTGGGTGGGAGCACTCTGTGGATTGATCCATGTGTGGACTCCAAAATCTACAAGCT from Melospiza melodia melodia isolate bMelMel2 chromosome 27, bMelMel2.pri, whole genome shotgun sequence includes:
- the LOC134429838 gene encoding protein argonaute-4 isoform X2 produces the protein MEALGPGPPTSLFQPPRRPGLGTVGKPIRLLANHFQVQIPKIDVYHYDVDIKPEKRPRRVNREVVDTMVRHFKMQIFGDRQPGYDGKRNMYTAHPLPIGRDRVDMEVTLPGEGKDQTFKVSIQWVSVVSLQMLLEALAGHLNEVPEDSVQALDVITRHLPSMRYTPVGRSFFSPPEGYYHPLGGGREVWFGFHQSVRPAMWNMMLNIDVSATAFYRAQPIIEFMCEVLDIQNISEQSKPLTDSQRVKFTKEIRGLKVEVTHCGQMKRKYRVCNVTRRPASHQTFPLQLENGQAMECTVAQYFKQKYSLQLKYPHLPCLQVGQEQKHTYLPLEVCNIVAGQRCIKKLTDNQTSTMIKATARSAPDRQEEISRLVKSNSMVGGPDPYLKEFGIVVHNEMTELTGRVLPAPMLQYGGRNKTVATPNQGVWDMRGKQFYAGIEIKVWAVACFAPQKQCREDLLKSFTDQLRKISKDAGMPIQGQPCFCKYAQGADSVEPMFKHLKLTYVGLQLIVVILPGKTPVYAEVKRVGDTLLGMATQCVQVKNVVKTSPQTLSNLCLKINAKLGGINNVLVPHQRPSVFQQPVIFLGADVTHPPAGDGKKPSIAAVVGSMDGHPSRYCATVRVQTSRQETSQELLYSQEVIQDLTNMVRELLIQFYKSTRFKPTRIIYYRGGVSEGQMKQVAWPELIAIRKACISLEEDYRPGITYIVVQKRHHTRLFCADKTERVGKSGNVPAGTTVDSTITHPSEFDFYLCSHAGIQGTSRPSHYQVLWDDNCFTADELQLLTYQLCHTYVRCTRSVSIPAPAYYARLVAFRARYHLVDKDHDSAEGSHVSGQSNGRDPQALAKAVQIHHDTQHTMYFA
- the LOC134429838 gene encoding protein argonaute-4 isoform X1, with translation MVHGVPITSHTHLFDFPGPPTSLFQPPRRPGLGTVGKPIRLLANHFQVQIPKIDVYHYDVDIKPEKRPRRVNREVVDTMVRHFKMQIFGDRQPGYDGKRNMYTAHPLPIGRDRVDMEVTLPGEGKDQTFKVSIQWVSVVSLQMLLEALAGHLNEVPEDSVQALDVITRHLPSMRYTPVGRSFFSPPEGYYHPLGGGREVWFGFHQSVRPAMWNMMLNIDVSATAFYRAQPIIEFMCEVLDIQNISEQSKPLTDSQRVKFTKEIRGLKVEVTHCGQMKRKYRVCNVTRRPASHQTFPLQLENGQAMECTVAQYFKQKYSLQLKYPHLPCLQVGQEQKHTYLPLEVCNIVAGQRCIKKLTDNQTSTMIKATARSAPDRQEEISRLVKSNSMVGGPDPYLKEFGIVVHNEMTELTGRVLPAPMLQYGGRNKTVATPNQGVWDMRGKQFYAGIEIKVWAVACFAPQKQCREDLLKSFTDQLRKISKDAGMPIQGQPCFCKYAQGADSVEPMFKHLKLTYVGLQLIVVILPGKTPVYAEVKRVGDTLLGMATQCVQVKNVVKTSPQTLSNLCLKINAKLGGINNVLVPHQRPSVFQQPVIFLGADVTHPPAGDGKKPSIAAVVGSMDGHPSRYCATVRVQTSRQETSQELLYSQEVIQDLTNMVRELLIQFYKSTRFKPTRIIYYRGGVSEGQMKQVAWPELIAIRKACISLEEDYRPGITYIVVQKRHHTRLFCADKTERVGKSGNVPAGTTVDSTITHPSEFDFYLCSHAGIQGTSRPSHYQVLWDDNCFTADELQLLTYQLCHTYVRCTRSVSIPAPAYYARLVAFRARYHLVDKDHDSAEGSHVSGQSNGRDPQALAKAVQIHHDTQHTMYFA